DNA from Pelodiscus sinensis isolate JC-2024 chromosome 1, ASM4963464v1, whole genome shotgun sequence:
AGCCCTGCATCATGCACGTCAATGGCTTCCTAGGAGCCTTTCTCTTCTCAGTGGAGACGCAGACCACCATTGGGTATGGGTTCCGTTGTGTGACTGAGGAGTGCCCACTGGCCATTATGGCAGTAGTGATACAGTCCATTGTGGGCTGTGTCATTGACTCTTTCATGATTGGCACCATCATGGCTAAGATGGCGCGGCCCAAGAAGCGGGCTCAGACCCTCCTTTTCAGCCATCATGCTGTCATCTCTGTGCGCGATGGCAAACTGTGCCTCATGTGGCGGGTGGGAAATTTGCGGAGGAGTCACATTGTGGAGGCCCATGTCCGGGCTCAACTCATCAAGCCCTACATGACACAGGAAGGTGAGTACCTCCCGCTGGACCAGCGGGACCTCAACGTGGGCTATGACATAGGCCTTGACCGTATATTCCTGGTGTCCCCCATTATCATTGTCCATGAGATTGATGAGGAAAGCCCACTCTATGGAATGGGCAAGGAGGAGCTAGAGATGGAGGACTTTGAGATTGTCGTcatcctggaggggatggtggAGGCCACAGCCATGACCACGCAGGCTCGCAGCTCCTACCTGGCCAGTGAGATCCTCTGGGGCCACCGTTTTGAGCCTGTGGTCTTTGAAGAAAAGAACCGCTATAAAGTGGACTACTCTCACTTCCACAAGACCTATGAGGTGGCCGGCACCCCTTGCTGCTCAGCCCGGGAGCTGCAAGAGAGCAAGATCACCATCCTgtcttctcccccacctcctagTGCCTTCTGCTATGAGAACGAGTTGGCCCTAGTTAGCCAAGATGAAgatgaggatgaggatgaggtggaagtgggggcagggttaGGAGGAAGCACCAAGGAGGATGGAGGAGCCATCCAAATGATGGAATTTGGGAGCCACTTGGATCTGGAACGGCTACAGGCTACCATCCCCCTGGACACCATCTCCTACCGCAGAGAGTCAGCCATCTAACTCCTCCTGCCTTTCCATTCCACATCAATTGCACATTGTCTCCTTCTCCCTTTCACTTTAGTGCTTAATTGAAAAATTCCCCACAGAGCTTCCTTTGCCCATCTCCTGAGCATGTACAGTGAGACACATGCTTGTGTTTCCAGTGGGCACAACCTGTACTGGAACAGACTTCTTGCAACCTGATGGGACAGCAGTATGTGTACTTTGAACCCCTACATGGACAGCTAATGCAAGGGAATGTATCCCcataatacccccccccccacacacactgtttgGGGCTGGAACCATGGGAAAATAGGTTTGGACCCAAAGCAACCACCTCAGCATGACTGATGGCCATTAAATGGATCAAGATTGTTGTCAGAGAAGAAGTATGCCAAACTGGGATGGACAGGATCCGGGGAGCAGGGTGTATTTTGCATGTTTATTGCTTGTTGCACATGATATTATTGTACATAAAAACAGATCAAGAACCAAAATCcatatttttccatttaaaattccAGATCAGGATTCAAGGACCCAGTAGACCACCACTCTCTCTCTGGCCCTTGGTATCCATGATTCTCAGAGGCAGGTTGACTCTACTCTTCCATCCCAAGTCTcccatgtttcttttttaaaactattcCTGACTTTTCCCAGAGACACCCACCAGAGGAGGCAGAACCTTGTATGTGCAGAGGGAATGTTAACTGGGGAAGTACCCAGATGGCAGACAAAATGACCTGTTCAGGTCAGTGGTTCCTCCACAAACTCTTTTCACCGCCTCCATTCATGTGTGCAGCTGTAAAACTGaatttgtaactatttttaataAAGTATGATACCCCAGGGGAAGTCTGGAAagaagaatgagagagagagaccccatGGCTGAGGTGGTGTATAGTGACTGATTAGTGCTAGTATCTGTTTGACATTTATATTGTAgtaatccccctccctccaatcaAGGCCACATTGACTTAGTTCCTGGAGCTATGTATACAAAGATGGGCCCTGCCTGAGGAGTTTGCAATCTAAGAATACAAGTGGGATATGAAAAGTGTGGGGATGGGTTCCACCCATAATAAACACACCTCCTTTATATAGTGCTCTGTCCTCTTCAGACAGGGACTAGGCTGAGGTTGATGAGCTTGCTAGAGCCTTGGCTAGAAGAGCTGTGTCTTTTAGCTCAGGCAGGAGAGGCCCTTGTGTCAGAACTAGGGACCTATGAATCTTATCCCATTGCCAATAACCCACACAAGGGCGTGGGCATTGTATATAGTCATTATTTATGGACATCCCTTTTCTTAATGAGGatacatgaaggctgtgtctagactggcaagtttttccagaaaatcatctgcttttccggaaaaacttgccagctgtctacactggccgcttgaatttccggaaaagcactgatgatctcatgtaaaatcatcagtgcttttccagaaaaactatgctgctcccgttcgggcaaaagtctttttccgaaagacttttgcccaaaagggccagtgtagacagcatagtactgttttctgcaaaaaaagccctgatcgtgaaaatggcgattggggcttttttgtggaaaaccgcatctagattggccacggacactttgccgcaaaaagtgcttttgcggaaaagcatcctgccaatctagacgtgcttttccgaaaatgcttttaacggaaaacttttccgttaaaagcattttcggaaattcatgccagtgtagacatagtcaaagTGTCAGCTCTGCCCATTAGGAGACTAATTCTGTTTTTGTTGAAGCTGTTGGGAGTTTTGTCAGTGACTTCAGCAGAAGCACAACTAGAACATTAGGTCCCAGCtgtctaaggcaggggtctcaaactcccagcccacggGCCAGTCCTAGCTGGAGCAATcacacaatctggcctgggacttctagttggctggggtgggaggccTGTCCATTACTGGTGGCTaagtcctgcctcttcccaccctctgcccccccccccatggcactgtGACCCTCTAGCAtccagctttggggatcactgggggggAGGGCCTGGCAGCATTTGGCAGCAGTGTTTGCGccaccccacactccctgcaACAGCAGGAGCTATAGGAACTTCTTGCCACCTGATGGGAGTGCAGTATGTGTACTTCAAACCCCTACGTGGACAGCTGATTTGAGGGAATGCATCCCCATAAGACCCCTTCGGGGAAGCGGAGTGCACTGAGCAGGAGCACTCGCTTCTCTGCACTCTGcttcccccacagctcctgctgcagccGGTGGTGCGGGAGGCCATGACCACTGCTGCTGTGCAGCACAaggcccccacccagtgatctccAAAGCCATGTGCTTGGGGGCTAGGGTGCTATGGGAGGGAAGGATGGGCAATAGTGGGAAGGGGCGGAGTTTGGGGACCAGTAACAAACAGGCTCCTGCCAGCCCGCTGGATTGCACAGTCACTCTGGCCAGGACTGGCTCACGGGCTGGGAGATTGAGATACCtggtctaaggcagtgtttctcaaccagtggtacaagaaCCCttgggggtactcaagagaagtctggggggtgtcagcacaactgaaatttggagaaaacggaatttttgttttaagttttacagcgctttattctttttgtactttttacacccaaaaatttcattgcccgcccagctacgattaagttgtttaaacaaatgtgttgcaatggtagaaaaaaattgtgggtgtctgaaaactgtagatactgggaatactttttttttaaaggcagtacttatatatatttttaaaaaattgggtaTTTTatcaaaaaaaggttgagaaacgctggtctaaGGCCTTGTCTTACTTCAGAGGTGTGTTCCTGAATGAGCAAACTGGAGATATGATCCTAGCGAACACAAGGCAGTTTATAGTTGTCACAAACATTAGGGAGATGCTTTCCTCCAGGGAGACAATCCTTCAAAACACCAGACAGTACACAAGAGGAAAAAACAACCAGATAGAATATTTGCTCTGGGTCCATTCAGCTGAACCCTTGGGACAGTGGTGGCTTCTACATGAGAATGCCTCCCAGCATGTCTCCTGGGGCATGTACACGAGAAGGAAAAGGGAACAAAATCCACATGTAGCAGGACAACGTATTGTGACTGGCACTCGAGGCGaagggaaggagggctggatggcacAGGGAGTcaaagagaggaggagggaagaaaaggtTAGGGAGCAAGAGTAGGAGAAGGATGAAGTGAAAGCGAGGTTGTGGGAGATGAGGTAAGGGGGAGCAAAGAAGAAGGGGGAGTAGATGAGAAGTGTCAGGAACAAGGAGGAAGGGGAATGAGGGTATATATGTAAGTGGTCCTTCACTCACTTCCCTAAATAGGTCATCAGCGATTCATTCATACCTCTCCTGTTTGACGGCACATTTTAGTAAATGTGCGTAGGAACCACGTACTTTATTGTGCCTCTAATGGGTTTTCCCATTGCTAGCATGACATGCACCCTCATGTACCACTTGCTGAGCCATGTGTgtccctctcctctctcttctctcccagctGCTAATTAATGAAGGCTTTTTCCCCCCAGAGGGCATAAACAAGGGTCGGTATTGACCTGGCTTTTAATATAGCTTTCAGAGGCTTGTGCCAGCTGCTGGGGCACTGTACTGGAAACAACTAATGGACCGAGAAGAAAGGACTCCCTGTGTGAGGACACAGGAATCCAGGACGCATGTTCATAGACTGGAGATGTGTACACAGGGAGAGAAACCCATACGTCTGTGCACCTGTGTGCCATGCAGCAGTGTACACCAGAGACAAGGGAGTGAGTGTGCAGACACTGGATGTGCACAAGGGTTTCATGTGCAAAAGTGCAATCAGGTGGATATGCTAAAGActctgcacatgcacacataAGGACAAGCACAAATACCCACACATGCAACCATGGTGACATGAGTGTGGAGTCACTGCTCAGTGCCTGCAGACATGCAGCCTTTGGGGAGGTGAACAATGTTCTATGGGGGCAAATACACCAATATGGGGCTCTGTGCTCTTTGCACAGGGCTCAGCCTGTGCAAACATTGGTTTGGGCACATGCACACAGCTAGCTGTGCACACTTACAGCATGGGCATGCACACGGGTTTATGTGCGGAAAAGTAGAAATGGAGAAAGTGCCCAATACTCAGATGTGTAAAGCGGAGGTGTGTACAATGCAATAAATGTGCAAGCATGCAGAGGCAGAGGTGTGTACAAGGCTTTGTACATGCAAACCCATAGAGATGGGGAAGGCAACCAAAACGCTACCAAAACCAGAATTAACAGCCCTTAGCATGCAGATATTGTGAGTATGGCCTCACAAATCATAAGAGTGGCTACAAAtaattactgtttttaaaaaagagtagGTTTGGGGCTCATTTTATTTGTCTTCTGGTTTCTATTTTTATATTTCCTCTGTAACCATGAGGACTCGTAACATgcctttttaaaaaccaaatgCAGCGTGTCACACTGAATCACATgatcccagcagctggggctttaagaaagaAACACCAAATATTGAGAGACTCATGCTCAAACTGTGAGAGCTGGCAGCACTGTTTCACATACAGAAAGAACAGAAGTGAAAGCTGAGACAGATGGAAGAAGTGgtgaagagaagacagagaaaagAGATGAAAAGAGAAGAACAAGCTCCAAATTCTTCCTCTCGTTCCCTCTGCTTTCGCACGACACCCTGCCTTGTTCCAGCCCCTCCATCGCCCCATGTGAGGGGGTGCCTCTCTCTCTGGGGAAAGAAGAGAGGAAAAGTGAATGCTGATTGGTGAGGTGAGTGCCCTCTTTTGTGGGGTGAAGTGGAGTTAAGATAGAAATGAGATCTCTTAGCTCTACCTCTTCA
Protein-coding regions in this window:
- the LOC112545114 gene encoding inward rectifier potassium channel 4 isoform X1, translating into MIKRAMGSVRVNRYSIVSTEEDGHKVSALGNMNGHSWNGKGHAPRRKRRSRFVKKNGQCNVYFANLSNKSQRYMADIFTTCVDTRWRYMFMIFSAAFLVSWLFFGFLFWCIAFFHGDLDASGVSGVPITAKPCIMHVNGFLGAFLFSVETQTTIGYGFRCVTEECPLAIMAVVIQSIVGCVIDSFMIGTIMAKMARPKKRAQTLLFSHHAVISVRDGKLCLMWRVGNLRRSHIVEAHVRAQLIKPYMTQEGEYLPLDQRDLNVGYDIGLDRIFLVSPIIIVHEIDEESPLYGMGKEELEMEDFEIVVILEGMVEATAMTTQARSSYLASEILWGHRFEPVVFEEKNRYKVDYSHFHKTYEVAGTPCCSARELQESKITILSSPPPPSAFCYENELALVSQDEDEDEDEVEVGAGLGGSTKEDGGAIQMMEFGSHLDLERLQATIPLDTISYRRESAI
- the LOC112545114 gene encoding inward rectifier potassium channel 4 isoform X2, coding for MNGHSWNGKGHAPRRKRRSRFVKKNGQCNVYFANLSNKSQRYMADIFTTCVDTRWRYMFMIFSAAFLVSWLFFGFLFWCIAFFHGDLDASGVSGVPITAKPCIMHVNGFLGAFLFSVETQTTIGYGFRCVTEECPLAIMAVVIQSIVGCVIDSFMIGTIMAKMARPKKRAQTLLFSHHAVISVRDGKLCLMWRVGNLRRSHIVEAHVRAQLIKPYMTQEGEYLPLDQRDLNVGYDIGLDRIFLVSPIIIVHEIDEESPLYGMGKEELEMEDFEIVVILEGMVEATAMTTQARSSYLASEILWGHRFEPVVFEEKNRYKVDYSHFHKTYEVAGTPCCSARELQESKITILSSPPPPSAFCYENELALVSQDEDEDEDEVEVGAGLGGSTKEDGGAIQMMEFGSHLDLERLQATIPLDTISYRRESAI